In Gadus macrocephalus chromosome 4, ASM3116895v1, the following proteins share a genomic window:
- the pbdc1 gene encoding protein PBDC1 codes for MASDSGIASLGVEGAASAAHVLSLPADSFGNNPQVEVMWAMKAYNHAEVYFNLISSVDPKFLKLTKVDDTIYTAFRETFKDMDIKLLHPDLLKSAEAKETWRPFCNQFEDVIEDFNYGTLLRLNCEQDYTEENTIFATRIQFFAIEIARNREGLNTPVFTAKTNNKS; via the exons ATGGCGTCGGACAGTGGAATCGCTTCTCTG GGGGTTGAGGGTGCAGCGTCAGCGGCACATGTGCTGTCTCTACCGGCAGACTCCTTTGGGAATAAC CCCCAAGTGGAGGTTATGTGGGCGATGAAGGCCTACAACCACGCAGAAGTCTACTTCAAC CTCATCTCCTCCGTGGACCCCAAGTTCCTGAAGCTGACCAAGGTGGATGACACCATCTACACGGCTTTCAGGGAAACCTTCAAGGACATGGACATCAAGCTGCTCCACCCAGACCTGCTAAAGTCTGCCGAAGcaaaggag ACTTGGCGTCCATTCTGTAACCAATTCGAGGACGTCATCGAAGACTTCAACTACGGAACCCTTCTCCGTCTGAACTGTGAGCAAGACTACACGGAGGAAAACACGATATTCG CCACCAGGATCCAGTTCTTCGCCATTGAAATCGCCCGAAACAGAGAAGGACTCAACACCCCCGTCTTTACAGCCAAGACCAACAATAAGAGTTAG
- the xpo7 gene encoding exportin-7 isoform X1 — MKWRKMADHVQGLAQLEILCKQLYETTDTAVRHQAEKALVEFTNSTDCLSKCQLLLERGSSSYSQLLAATCLSKLVSRTGNPLPLEQRIDIRNYVLNYLATRPKLAAFVTQALIQLYARITKLGWFDCQKDDYVFRNVIADVTRFLQQDSVEHCIIGVTILSQLTNEINQADTTHPLTKHRKIASSFRDSSLFDIFTLSCNLLKQASGKNLNLNDESQHGLLMQLLKLSYNCLNYDFIGTSTDESSDDLCTVQIPTSWRSAFLDSSTLQLFFNLYHSIPPSLSPLVLSCLVQIASVRRSLFNNAERAKFLSHLVDGVKRILANPQCLPDPNNYHEFCRLLARLKSNYQLGELVKVENYPEVIRLIANFTVTSLQHWEFAPNSVHYLLSLWQRLAASVPYVKATEPHLLETYTPEVTKAYITSRLESVHVILRDGLEDPLDDAGLVQQQLDQLSTIGRCEYEKTCALLVQLFDQAAQSYQELLQSTNASPADATVQEGRLTWLVYIIGAVIGGRVSFASTDEQDAMDGELVCRVLQLMNLTDSRLAQAGNERLELAMLSFFEQFRKIYIGDQVQKSSKLYRRLSDVLGLNDETMVLSVFIGKIITNLKYWGQCEPITSKTLQLLNDLSLGYSSVRKLVKLTAVQFMLNNHTSEHFSFLGVNNQSNLSDMRCRTTFYTALGRLLMVDLGEDEDQFEQFMLPLTAAFETVAQMLSTNTFNEQEAKRTLVGLVRDLRGIAFAFNAKTSFMMLFDWIYPAYMPILQRAIELWYHDPACTTPVLKLMAELVHNRSQRLQFDVSSPNGILLFRETSKMITTYGNRILTLGEVPKDQVYGVKLKGVSVCFAMLKAVLSGNYVNFGVFRLYGDDALDNALQTFIKLLLSIPHSDLLDYPKLSQSFYSLLEVLTQDHMNFFASLEPHVAVYILSSISEGLTALDTMVCTGCCSSLDHIVTYLFKQLTRSTKKRPASMATDDRFLHIMRQHPEMIQQMLSTVLNIIIFEDCRNQWSMSRPLLGLILLNEKVQYFADLRNSIVNSQPPEKQQAMHLCFENLMEGIERNLLTKNRDRFTQNLSVFRREVNDSMKNSTYGVNSNDMMS, encoded by the exons ATGAAATGGAGAAAAATGGCGGATCATGTGCAG ggccTTGCCCAGCTGGAGATCCTATGTAAACAGCTGTACGAGACCACGGACACGGCGGTCCGGCACCAAGCGGAGAAAGCCCTGGTCGAGTTCACCAACAGCACCGACTGTCTCAGCAAATGCCAGCTACTGCTGGAGCGAGGCAGC TCTTCATATTCCCAGCTGCTTGCAGCCACCTGTCTGTCTAAACTGGTGTCTCGAACCGGCAACCCTCTGCCTCTCGAGCAACGCATCGACATCC GGAACTATGTGCTGAACTACCTGGCCACGCGGCCCAAGCTCGCGGCGTTTGTGACCCAGGCGCTGATCCAGCTGTACGCCCGCATCACCAAGCTAGGCTGGTTCGACTGTCAGAAGGACGACTACGTCTTCCGGAATGTCATCGCTGACGTCACGCGCTTTCtacag CAGGACAGTGTGGAGCATTGCATCATAGGAGTGACCATTCTGTCCCAGCTGACCAATGAAATCAATCAG GCGGACACGACGCACCCCCTCACCAAACACAGGAAGATTGCGTCGTCGTTCAGAGACTCGTCACTCTTCGACATCTTCACCCTCTCCTGTAACCTGCTCAAACAG GCGTCGGGGAAGAACTTGAACCTGAACGATGAATCCCAGCACGGGCTCCTCATGCAGCTGCTGAAGCTCAGCTACAACTGCCTCAACTACGACTTCATAGGAACGTCCACGGACGAGTCCTCGGACGACCTCTGTACTGTCCAGATCCCCACCTCCTGGAGATCAG CATTTCTCGATTCCTCGACCCTGCAGCTCTTTTTCAATTTATATCATTCCATCCCACCGTCCCTGTCCCCGTTG GTGTTGTCATGTCTAGTACAGATCGCCTCTGTTCGAAGGTCGCTCTTCAACAACGCAGAGAGGGCAAAGTTCCTGTCGCACCTCGTCGATGGAGTGAAGAGGATACTGGCAAAccctcag TGTCTGCCAGATCCCAACAACTACCATGAGTTCTGTCGTCTGCTGGCGAGACTAAAAAGTAACTACCAGCTGGGGGAGCTGGTCAAGGTGGAGAACTACCCCGAAGTCATCCGCCTCATCGCCAACTTCACCGTCACCAGTCTTCAG CACTGGGAGTTCGCCCCCAACAGCGTCCACTACCTGCTGAGCCTATGGCAGCGTCTGGCGGCGTCGGTGCCCTACGTCAAGGCCACGGAGCCCCACCTTCTGGAGACCTACACCCCGGAGGTCACCAAGGCCTACATCACCTCGCGCCTGGAGTCCGTCCACGTCATCCTGAG GGACGGTCTGGAGGACCCCCTGGACGACGCGGGCctggtgcagcagcagctggaccAGCTATCCACCATCGGCCGATGTGAGTATGAGAAGACGTGCGCCCTGCTGGTGCAGCTCTTCGACCAGGCCGCCCAGAGCTACCAGGAGCTGCTGCAGTCCACCAACGCCAGCCCCGCCGACGCCACGGTGCAGGAGG GACGGTTGACATGGCTGGTGTACATCATCGGCGCGGTGATCGGCGGACGGGTGTCGTTCGCCAGCACGGACGAGCAGGACGCCATGGACGGCGAGCTGGTGTGTCG GGTGCTCCAGCTGATGAACCTGACGGACTCCCGGCTGGCCCAGGCCGGCAACGAGAGGCTGGAGCTGGCCATGCTCAGCTTCTTCGAACAGTTCAGGAAGATCTACATCGGAGACCAGGTGCAGAAGTCCTCCAAG CTTTACCGGCGTCTGTCGGACGTGTTGGGGCTGAATGATGAGACCATGGTACTTAGTGTCTTTATTGGTAAAAT CATCACCAACCTAAAGTACTGGGGTCAGTGTGAGCCAATCACCTCCAAGACGCTGCAGCTCCTCAACGACCTGTCTCTAGG ATACAGCAGCGTGAGGAAGCTGGTCAAGCTCACTGCGGTCCAGTTCATGTTGAACAACCACACA AGTGAGCACTTCTCCTTCCTGGGAGTGAACAACCAGTCGAATCTAAGCGACATGCGTTGTCGCACCACGTTCTACACGGCACTTGGGCGCCTCCTCATGGTGGACCTAG gggaagaTGAAGACCAGTTTGAGCAGTTCATGCTGCCCTTGACGGCCGCCTTCGAAACCGTGGCCCAAATGCTCAGCACCAACACCTTCAACGAACAGGAGGCcaag AGGACTCTGGTGGGTTTGGTGCGTGACTTGAGAGGAATCGCTTTCGCCTTCAACGCCAAGACCAGCTTCATGATGCTGTTTGACTGGAT ATACCCGGCCTACATGCCCATCCTACAGAGAGCCATAGAGTTGTGGTACCACGACCCTGCATGCACTACACCCGTCCTCAAACTCATGGCTGAGCTCGTCCACAACAG gtcCCAACGGCTACAGTTTGACGTCTCCTCGCCCAATGGGATCCTTCTGTTCAGGGAAACCAGCAAAATGATCACTACCTACG GCAACCGCATCCTGACGCTGGGCGAGGTGCCGAAGGACCAGGTGTACGGCGTGAAGCTGAAGGGCGTGTCGGTGTGCTTCGCCATGCTCAAGGCCGTGCTCAGCGGCAACTACGTCAACTTCGGCGTTTTCCGTCTCTACGGCGACGACGCCCTGGACAACGCCCTGCAGACCTTCATCAAGCTGCTGCTGTCCATCCCCCATAGTGACCTCCTG GACTACCCCAAGCTCAGCCAGTCCTTCTACTCCCTGCTGGAGGTGCTGACCCAGGACCACATGAACTTCTTCGCCAGCCTAGAGCCCCACGTGGCCGTGTACATCCTGTCCTCCATATCAGAGGGACTCACCGCGCTGG atacGATGGTGTGTACGGGATGCTGCTCCAGCCTGGACCACATCGTCACCTACCTGTTCAAGCAGCTGACGCGCTCCACCAAGAAACGGCCCGCTTCCATGGCGACGGACGACCGCTTCCTCCACATCATGCGGCAGCACCCGGAGATGATCCAGCAG aTGCTCTCCACGGTCCTGAACATCATCATCTTCGAGGACTGCCGGAACCAGTGGTCCATGTCGCGGCCTCTGCTCGGCCTCATCCTGCTCAACGAGAAGGTACAG TATTTCGCCGACCTGAGGAACAGCATCGTCAACAGCCAGCCGCCGGAGAAGCAGCAGGCCATGCACTTGTGTTTCGAGAACCTGATGGAGGGCATAGAGCGCAACCTGCTCACCAAGAACCGGGAcag GTTCACGCAGAACCTGTCTGTGTTCCGCCGCGAGGTCAACGACAGCATGAAGAACTCTACGTACGGCGTCAACAGCAACGACATGATGAGCTGA
- the xpo7 gene encoding exportin-7 isoform X2, with product MKWRKMADHVQGLAQLEILCKQLYETTDTAVRHQAEKALVEFTNSTDCLSKCQLLLERGSSSYSQLLAATCLSKLVSRTGNPLPLEQRIDIRNYVLNYLATRPKLAAFVTQALIQLYARITKLGWFDCQKDDYVFRNVIADVTRFLQQDSVEHCIIGVTILSQLTNEINQADTTHPLTKHRKIASSFRDSSLFDIFTLSCNLLKQASGKNLNLNDESQHGLLMQLLKLSYNCLNYDFIGTSTDESSDDLCTVQIPTSWRSAFLDSSTLQLFFNLYHSIPPSLSPLVLSCLVQIASVRRSLFNNAERAKFLSHLVDGVKRILANPQCLPDPNNYHEFCRLLARLKSNYQLGELVKVENYPEVIRLIANFTVTSLQHWEFAPNSVHYLLSLWQRLAASVPYVKATEPHLLETYTPEVTKAYITSRLESVHVILRDGLEDPLDDAGLVQQQLDQLSTIGRCEYEKTCALLVQLFDQAAQSYQELLQSTNASPADATVQEGRLTWLVYIIGAVIGGRVSFASTDEQDAMDGELVCRVLQLMNLTDSRLAQAGNERLELAMLSFFEQFRKIYIGDQVQKSSKLYRRLSDVLGLNDETMVLSVFIGKIITNLKYWGQCEPITSKTLQLLNDLSLGYSSVRKLVKLTAVQFMLNNHTSEHFSFLGVNNQSNLSDMRCRTTFYTALGRLLMVDLGEDEDQFEQFMLPLTAAFETVAQMLSTNTFNEQEAKRTLVGLVRDLRGIAFAFNAKTSFMMLFDWIYPAYMPILQRAIELWYHDPACTTPVLKLMAELVHNRSQRLQFDVSSPNGILLFRETSKMITTYGNRILTLGEVPKDQVYGVKLKGVSVCFAMLKAVLSGNYVNFGVFRLYGDDALDNALQTFIKLLLSIPHSDLLDYPKLSQSFYSLLEVLTQDHMNFFASLEPHVAVYILSSISEGLTALDTMVCTGCCSSLDHIVTYLFKQLTRSTKKRPASMATDDRFLHIMRQHPEMIQQMLSTVLNIIIFEDCRNQWSMSRPLLGLILLNEKYFADLRNSIVNSQPPEKQQAMHLCFENLMEGIERNLLTKNRDRFTQNLSVFRREVNDSMKNSTYGVNSNDMMS from the exons ATGAAATGGAGAAAAATGGCGGATCATGTGCAG ggccTTGCCCAGCTGGAGATCCTATGTAAACAGCTGTACGAGACCACGGACACGGCGGTCCGGCACCAAGCGGAGAAAGCCCTGGTCGAGTTCACCAACAGCACCGACTGTCTCAGCAAATGCCAGCTACTGCTGGAGCGAGGCAGC TCTTCATATTCCCAGCTGCTTGCAGCCACCTGTCTGTCTAAACTGGTGTCTCGAACCGGCAACCCTCTGCCTCTCGAGCAACGCATCGACATCC GGAACTATGTGCTGAACTACCTGGCCACGCGGCCCAAGCTCGCGGCGTTTGTGACCCAGGCGCTGATCCAGCTGTACGCCCGCATCACCAAGCTAGGCTGGTTCGACTGTCAGAAGGACGACTACGTCTTCCGGAATGTCATCGCTGACGTCACGCGCTTTCtacag CAGGACAGTGTGGAGCATTGCATCATAGGAGTGACCATTCTGTCCCAGCTGACCAATGAAATCAATCAG GCGGACACGACGCACCCCCTCACCAAACACAGGAAGATTGCGTCGTCGTTCAGAGACTCGTCACTCTTCGACATCTTCACCCTCTCCTGTAACCTGCTCAAACAG GCGTCGGGGAAGAACTTGAACCTGAACGATGAATCCCAGCACGGGCTCCTCATGCAGCTGCTGAAGCTCAGCTACAACTGCCTCAACTACGACTTCATAGGAACGTCCACGGACGAGTCCTCGGACGACCTCTGTACTGTCCAGATCCCCACCTCCTGGAGATCAG CATTTCTCGATTCCTCGACCCTGCAGCTCTTTTTCAATTTATATCATTCCATCCCACCGTCCCTGTCCCCGTTG GTGTTGTCATGTCTAGTACAGATCGCCTCTGTTCGAAGGTCGCTCTTCAACAACGCAGAGAGGGCAAAGTTCCTGTCGCACCTCGTCGATGGAGTGAAGAGGATACTGGCAAAccctcag TGTCTGCCAGATCCCAACAACTACCATGAGTTCTGTCGTCTGCTGGCGAGACTAAAAAGTAACTACCAGCTGGGGGAGCTGGTCAAGGTGGAGAACTACCCCGAAGTCATCCGCCTCATCGCCAACTTCACCGTCACCAGTCTTCAG CACTGGGAGTTCGCCCCCAACAGCGTCCACTACCTGCTGAGCCTATGGCAGCGTCTGGCGGCGTCGGTGCCCTACGTCAAGGCCACGGAGCCCCACCTTCTGGAGACCTACACCCCGGAGGTCACCAAGGCCTACATCACCTCGCGCCTGGAGTCCGTCCACGTCATCCTGAG GGACGGTCTGGAGGACCCCCTGGACGACGCGGGCctggtgcagcagcagctggaccAGCTATCCACCATCGGCCGATGTGAGTATGAGAAGACGTGCGCCCTGCTGGTGCAGCTCTTCGACCAGGCCGCCCAGAGCTACCAGGAGCTGCTGCAGTCCACCAACGCCAGCCCCGCCGACGCCACGGTGCAGGAGG GACGGTTGACATGGCTGGTGTACATCATCGGCGCGGTGATCGGCGGACGGGTGTCGTTCGCCAGCACGGACGAGCAGGACGCCATGGACGGCGAGCTGGTGTGTCG GGTGCTCCAGCTGATGAACCTGACGGACTCCCGGCTGGCCCAGGCCGGCAACGAGAGGCTGGAGCTGGCCATGCTCAGCTTCTTCGAACAGTTCAGGAAGATCTACATCGGAGACCAGGTGCAGAAGTCCTCCAAG CTTTACCGGCGTCTGTCGGACGTGTTGGGGCTGAATGATGAGACCATGGTACTTAGTGTCTTTATTGGTAAAAT CATCACCAACCTAAAGTACTGGGGTCAGTGTGAGCCAATCACCTCCAAGACGCTGCAGCTCCTCAACGACCTGTCTCTAGG ATACAGCAGCGTGAGGAAGCTGGTCAAGCTCACTGCGGTCCAGTTCATGTTGAACAACCACACA AGTGAGCACTTCTCCTTCCTGGGAGTGAACAACCAGTCGAATCTAAGCGACATGCGTTGTCGCACCACGTTCTACACGGCACTTGGGCGCCTCCTCATGGTGGACCTAG gggaagaTGAAGACCAGTTTGAGCAGTTCATGCTGCCCTTGACGGCCGCCTTCGAAACCGTGGCCCAAATGCTCAGCACCAACACCTTCAACGAACAGGAGGCcaag AGGACTCTGGTGGGTTTGGTGCGTGACTTGAGAGGAATCGCTTTCGCCTTCAACGCCAAGACCAGCTTCATGATGCTGTTTGACTGGAT ATACCCGGCCTACATGCCCATCCTACAGAGAGCCATAGAGTTGTGGTACCACGACCCTGCATGCACTACACCCGTCCTCAAACTCATGGCTGAGCTCGTCCACAACAG gtcCCAACGGCTACAGTTTGACGTCTCCTCGCCCAATGGGATCCTTCTGTTCAGGGAAACCAGCAAAATGATCACTACCTACG GCAACCGCATCCTGACGCTGGGCGAGGTGCCGAAGGACCAGGTGTACGGCGTGAAGCTGAAGGGCGTGTCGGTGTGCTTCGCCATGCTCAAGGCCGTGCTCAGCGGCAACTACGTCAACTTCGGCGTTTTCCGTCTCTACGGCGACGACGCCCTGGACAACGCCCTGCAGACCTTCATCAAGCTGCTGCTGTCCATCCCCCATAGTGACCTCCTG GACTACCCCAAGCTCAGCCAGTCCTTCTACTCCCTGCTGGAGGTGCTGACCCAGGACCACATGAACTTCTTCGCCAGCCTAGAGCCCCACGTGGCCGTGTACATCCTGTCCTCCATATCAGAGGGACTCACCGCGCTGG atacGATGGTGTGTACGGGATGCTGCTCCAGCCTGGACCACATCGTCACCTACCTGTTCAAGCAGCTGACGCGCTCCACCAAGAAACGGCCCGCTTCCATGGCGACGGACGACCGCTTCCTCCACATCATGCGGCAGCACCCGGAGATGATCCAGCAG aTGCTCTCCACGGTCCTGAACATCATCATCTTCGAGGACTGCCGGAACCAGTGGTCCATGTCGCGGCCTCTGCTCGGCCTCATCCTGCTCAACGAGAAG TATTTCGCCGACCTGAGGAACAGCATCGTCAACAGCCAGCCGCCGGAGAAGCAGCAGGCCATGCACTTGTGTTTCGAGAACCTGATGGAGGGCATAGAGCGCAACCTGCTCACCAAGAACCGGGAcag GTTCACGCAGAACCTGTCTGTGTTCCGCCGCGAGGTCAACGACAGCATGAAGAACTCTACGTACGGCGTCAACAGCAACGACATGATGAGCTGA